The genomic stretch TTCTCACTGTTCACGCAGAAAAAGACTCTCATGCCGTGGGTTCTCTTACGTCCGGCAATATCAACCGGAAGAACCTCCGGATATTTCCTGGACATCCAAGCTGGTTGCGCACAGGTTGGTGTGGCCAGAATCACTCGAATTCCATTGTTCCATAGTTTATCTAATATCTTATCCAGCCATTCAAACTGATAGACACCTTCTTCCGGTTCAAGCTTTGCCCAGGAAAATACCGGTAATGTTACAGTATTAACTCCTGCTTTTGCAAACAGCTCCATATCCCTGTCTATTGTTGCTTCATCCCATTGATCCGGATTATAGTCCCCCCCGAACAGGACAAAAGAATTCTTTAAATTATCCATTATTTACTCCTCTTATATCTTAAATAAAAGGTTATTACACGGAATGGTGTTTCACACTCTGCCGTTCTACCAAAGCAGTTTTCATCTCTATTTTCTGGATACCTTCTGATTTGCCCTCTATTTTACTTACCAGCGAATTAACAGCAACACAGCCGATTGCATATTTGGGTGTCTGAATTGTCGTCAGGGGAGGTTCCATCATACTTGATATGGATATATCATCAAATCCGACGATTGAAATATCCTCTGGAATCCGATATCCATTTTCACGAAGCACACGAATTGCCCAAATAGCTATGATATCATTATCTGCAAAAAAAGCAGTAGGCATATTCTTCCTGGCACCAAGATGCTCTTTCAGCTCCAGATAAGCTGCATCTCCGCCGGCAGAGGTAAATTCCACTATGTTGTCTTCGTTTAACTTAAGATGATTCTCTCTAATCGAACGCAGGAAGCCATAATAACGCTCAACGAAATTATTCGCATTACCTTCCACATGTAAATAACCAATCTCTCTATGTCCCATGGAAACAAGATGTGAGACAGCCAAATCAACTCCTTGTTCATTGTTGATCGCCACACTGTCCAGATCTTCACTACCCATGTAATTATCAATAATAACAGTAGGTACATGCATATCGGTAAAAAGTTTCATCTGTTCTTCTACCATTTCTGTTGCCAGCAAGAGAAGTCCTTCGATCTGCTCTTCTTTGATCTTTTCAACATCTAAAGCAATGGACTTGCTGTCTGAATAGGTAATCATCAGCTTGTAACCACAGTTCTTAACCTGATACTCTACACCTTCTATAATACCAGTAAAAATCTGAGAAAAGTAAGGTGATGCTTCTGCTTTTGAACCATTTTTACGGTATACAAGGAATAGTATCTTTTTCTCTTCAACAGTATCCGGTAATAAATCTTCATAACCAAATTCCTTCAACGCACTAAATACTTTATTTCTGGTAGCTTCACTGACACCGGGTTTATTATTTAAAACCAGTGAAACACTAGCAGGTGAAATCCCCAGCAACTTCGCTAATTCCTTTGCTTTTACAGCCATATTTCATCTCCTAAATTCAACTAAATATTTTAAATAATTTTAGCATTTAATTTAATTTCTGTCTACTAAAACCCGTTTAAAATGAAACAAATCATTTTACAGAACCAAGTATCCCTTCAACAAATTGCTTCTGTAGCAGGAAGAATACGAGTATTGTCGGTAATGTTGAGATAACAATTCCCACCATAATAACACCATAATCCGGGGTAAATCCAGCGGCAAGATTAGCAACTGTTAGCGGCAATGTAAATTTAGAATTACTTTGTAATGCAATCAAAGGCCACATATAGTTATTCCAGCTAGCCATAAAAGCAAAGATAGCTGCCGCTGCATAGGTTGATTTCATCATTGGAACAAAGATTCTGAAAAAAATCTGAAATTCCTTACAGCCATCCACTCTTGCAGCCTGTATGGTTTCAAAAGGAAACGCATGTGTGTTTTGCTTAAAGAAGAAAACTAAAAACGGAGCACCCAAAGCCGGCAGTATAATACACAAGTAACTATTTAGCAGCCCAAGCTGAGCAAACATACGAAACATGGGAATAATTCTGGCTGCGAATGGAACCATCATAGATGCAATGAGTACCATAAACAATATCTCTTTTGCCTTGGAAGGAAACATAACAAATGCATAACCGGCCAGGGAACATATAATAATGGAGGTTATGGTAACAACAACGGCAAGGTGCAGGGAGTTCAGAAAGGCTCTTCCGATATCTGCCGCTGCGAAGGCCTTTTCGATATTAAGAAACAAAGCAGTGCCGAAGGAAAGCTTCCCCATGGTAATATCCTTTGATTCATTTGTTATACTTATAATCATCCAGAGAAATGGTGAAATGGAAACAAATGATACAAGGATTAAAATAATATGCTTTAAAAAATAGGTTAATTTTTTCATTTTTCCTTCAACACTCCTTTCTGAACAACAGTAATAATACCAACTATTATAAATACAGCGTAGGACACGGCTGCTGCATAGCCATAGCTGGGAACAAAGTTAAAGGACAAATCATATATGTACTCCGAGATGGTACGGGTAGCATTACCCGGACCACCATTGGTAAGATTTACAACTTCATCAAATAATTGCAGTGTTGAATTTAGAGCCATGATACTGGTCAGAAAAACAATCGGCTTTAAAAGTGGCACAGTAATTTTCGTAAAAGAATGGAAAGCATTGCAACCATCAATTTGTGCTGCTTCATAGATGGACCCTTCAATATTTTGCAGCGCTGATAGATAAAAAATCATATAATAGCCTGTATACCGCCAGATAAGTGCTATGATAATTACTGCTTTGGCCCATGAAGCATCCAATACAAAAGCAATAGGCGCATCAATAAGATTAAACTTTATCAGCATATTATTAACAAAACCATCAACGGAGAAGATATTCTTGAATAATATGGAATAGGATACCATGGAGGTTACACAAGGGAGGAAAATACAAGTCCTGTAAATACCTCTTCCTTTCAGTCGTGGATCATTGAGCAGCACTGCAAGTATCAATGACAGCAACAGCATTATTGGTATTTGTATAACCGCATATAACAAGGTATTTCCTACTACAGTCCAAAAGGTTGAATCGCGAAACATTCTTTCGTAGTTTGCCAATCCATTAAAGGTAAGATTGGCGCCTTTTCCTGTCTTAAGAGATAGGAAGAATGCTTGAATCATAGGAATATAGCTAAATATCAGTATGAAAAACGCTGCCAGAAATATCATTGACCAGGCAACGATAGTAATTCTTTTTTTCTTATTCATTATGCAGCCACCCCCATTGTTCTGCTCTATTCCTGTACTGTCTGGTTAAACTGCTCTTCTGCTTGTTTTAAACTGGAATCAATATCCTTACCGCCTAAGATATCAGGCATTACCGCAAGTAAGGCTCCCTGTGCTTCTGCGGAGTAAGCTCCGTTGTTAACTGCGGGAATTTCTGCAATCCAACTGGCAAGAATCTGATTGATCTTTGTATTTGAAAAGAAAGGATCTTCTTTCTCATAAGCTGCTACGGTAGAAGCAGGCAAATATGTCGCCATAATATTCTTCTGCTCAACTAAAGTATTGTAAAGCTCTGTACTGCCGCCAAAGGTCTTTGCAAAGAAATCAGCAGCAACATCAGCATTTTTGCCCTCTGCTAATACATACCAGCTGGAACCACCCTGATTGGATTTGTTGGTTGCACCATTAACACTTAACTTAGGAACAGGCGCCACTTTCCATAAACCGCTCTGATCAGCAGCAGCCTTAATTGTTGAGGCAATCCAGGAACCACGGATAACACATGCCACTTCACCACCATTAATAGCACCTGCGAATCCGGTCCAGTCGCTGGCAACTTTTACAAAATCACTGCTATTAAACTGTTTGAAAATATCGATGCATTCCTTTAAAGCAGTGTTATTAACGAAGTTTGCCTTACCTGCATCGTCGGTATACCAGGTACCTGCTGACTGCAGCATAATCTGAAACTCTGAAATATCATTGGGATTATAGGTCTGAAGCAAATGCCCTTTCTCTTTTAATTTCTTACCGAGCTCAATATATTCAGCCCAGGTTAAATCCTGCATATCTTCGTCCGTATATCCGGCTTCCTGAATATAATCGGTACGGTAAAATAATCCGGCAACACCGGTATCAAAAGGCACACCGTAACCAACACCATCGTAAGATACCGCTGATTTCTTATAGCTGGCAAAATCATCGTAATTAATCACATCATCCATTGCCTTGAAAGCTCCTGGATAAGACATCAGATAACCTTGGGCTGCAAGATCACTAATGATAACCACATCAGGAAGATCTTCCTTTACTCCTGAGGCTAATACTGTATGTATCTTCTGAAGCGCGTCCGCTTTTGCCATCTCAACAAAATTTAAAGTTGCACCTTCGTACAATTCGTCTGCTGCCTGCAAAGCCGCACCATTAAAGTTAACATCCCAGCCCCATACGGTTATTTCAACCGGTTCAGCTGCGGGAGAATCTTTTGGTTCTTCTGTTTTAGGCGCATCTGTAGCAGTTGCCGCTTCTGTTTTAGAGTCAACTGGCTTATTTACCCCATTGTTTTTTGTACTGCATCCTGAAAATACAGAAGCTACTAATGCGGTAGCCAGAAGTAAAGATAATACTTTTCGTTTCATAAACTCCTCCATTATTTAGTTATTCTAAATTAATTTAAATATCGTTTAGTTGATATTTAATAGAATTATAATGCAAGGTAAAATGCATGTCAATATTTATTATGCATAATGCTTAAATATATCTACATTATCTAATTTTATTATACATTAAATACATCTTTGCTTATTTATTTTATAAATAAATGCTTAATAATTTAATTTATATTTAGTTCAAGAACTAAATTTGTAATAAAATATTTAGTTTTTAAACTAAAAAAGTCTATACACAAATACTTTCTTAGAAAATATTTGTGTATAGACAAAAGGAATAATCTATTAATATGTCTGTTTCTGTGTTCAGAACTTTTACAGCAGGATAAAGGTTTACAAAGTAAATTCCTTTCTCTTTTAAATAGTCTTTTTCTTATTTTTAAGGGTAAGTGATACGACAATTCCAATAGCAGCAATAACGGCAGAGGCAATAAACATATTTGTATAGCCCTGATTTAAAACACTTTGAAAAGTCTTTTCAATCTCAGAAGACATTTCACCAATCACAGGTAATACATACGTCTGCGCTTTCTCCGGAAGGAATTGCTTGAAAATATTCGTTAACTGGCTGACGATTGTTGTTACATCCGCATTTTGAAGAGATGCAAAGAGTTTTTCATTGCTACTTCCTCCGCCCGTACTCATAGCAGGGATCATATCTGCACCACCGGCTTTTGCAAAACCCGCCTGTAAGGTTTGCATCAGTTCAGACTGAATATTTTTACTGGCATCTATGATAAATCCAATCATGAAACTTGGTGAAATAGTAACTCCAATGGAACGAATCAGGGACATGGTTGCAAGAGCAGTTGCTCCCTCTTCTTCCTTTACAGCACCTAAAATCAGATAATTCAAGGGAGGTCCCATGATAAATCCAACTCCGAATCCCATAAATGCGATACCAATCAATACCGCAGCAAGCGTTAAAGTCCTTGCTGCAATTAGACCTAATATCAAAGTCCCTGCCACAGTACAGGCAAAGCCCAGAATGAGCACAAGCTTAGCGCCCTTTTTATCAAGCAGCTTACCACTTAGAGGAGATGCCACACCGGAAAATACCGCCAGCAAGGTTACCAGATAACCACCCGAACCCGTTTTAAATTTCAAAGTGTTTTCAGCAAACTGCGGCATATAAACCATTCCCATCATACCGATTCCAACAACAAAAGCAATAATAAAAATAGTTACTATCTCACGGTTCTTAAAGTATTTAATGGACAAAACAGGGTCGGCTGCTCTTTTTTCTACCAGTATAAATACAGGGATTAATAGAATAAAAGCTATTAGGAATGGAAATACATTCTTTTGCTGTAAACTCTTACCTACCGCAAAGAAATCAATATTTGTCAAGGCATATAATAAACTGGCAACAAGGGCAGCTAAAAGGAGAGCCCCTAAAATATCCAGTTTGTTTTTAACCGCCATCTTGGACTCCTCCATGGTACTTGCTAAAAACAGTGTTAAGATACAGATGGGAACGTTAATAAAGAAAATGAAACCCCAGTGATCCTGTCCGGCAATATCAATAATAGTACTTCCAAGGGTCGGTCCCACAATAGTGGCAACACCATAAACCGCACCAACCAACCCTAAGGCAGTGCCTCTTTTTTCAGGTGGAAAAGACTGACCGATTACCGTTGTTGCAATCGGCAGAATACCGCCTGCACCAATCGCCTGAATAACTCTTGCTATGAGTAAAAAAGTAAAGTTCCCATAGAAATTACTAAACCCGCAAAGAGCAGAACCAATACCAAAGACAGCAATACCAAAAATATACATCTTCTTTCTGCCGATTATATCGGACAGCTTAGAACTAATAGGCATGGAAACCGCATAAACCAACGTGTAAATCGTTATCATCCAGGCACCTACACCTTTTGATACGGAAAAACTATTCTGAATGATTTCTCTTGCCGGGGATACAATCCCATTATCGATAGCCCCCATAAATATTCCTAATAAAAATAAAATTAAAATCAATGTGGTATTTTTTTTCTGCACCATACTACGTCCCTTTCTGAACATTGTTCATTTAAAATCAAAAAAATTAAGTTTCTCCTATAGTAAGCACTCTATAGGAGATAACTCTTTAAGATCATTTCAAAAGTTTCATATTTAAATTGTTTCATCTGTGCAATCAGCATAAAATTCTGAACAATAAAACTAGCGAGCTCTCTGTCATTGATTTCCTGATTATCTGCACTTCCTTTCTTTTCCTTATGACTTATTATGGCTTTCTCCAGAGTATCAACAAATAAATCAACAACTTCCTGTTTTTGCTTATGATGCTCTTTTGTCATCCCCTTTTCATTGTTGTTTAATTTGAGCCAGGTATCTTTAAAGATATCAAGAAAAGACTCTAATATGGTATAGATTCTCTTAAACTTAGCAAATAACTCACAGTCTTCCTGCTCAGCCTCTTGGATTGCAGCAACAAATTCTAACCAGTATTGGTACATCAGCTCAGACATTAAAGTATCTTTCGTGGGAAAATAATTATAGATCGTACCGACTGCTATTCCAGACGCCTTTGCCACTTCCCGCATGCTTAACTTTCTATAACCTTTTGAAAGAATAATTACTTTTGCTTCTTTTAGGATTGTTTCTTTTAAATCATCGTATATCTTTGGCATGTTATCTCCCTTTATGAACTATGTTCATAATAACTCTTACCAATTCATTTTGCAAGATTTATTATAAGAATTTTATTTCTTTATAGATTCCATTATCTCTGTTAATATTTACAATTGTATCTTCTTCTGGCTGTGATAACAACTTTCTTCTCAAGTTCCGCAATATAACCGCTCCACCGCTGTCTCTAGCTGCAATCGCTAAAGGCATCACGAAAATGAAAACCCTATGCTCTTCATAATCAGGATAAACGTTGATTAATTTTAGAATTCTTTCTGGACTATCACATTTGAGGCATTTCATAGTATACTGTATATTAAATTCGTATCAAGTAAATAGGAAAACAATAAGTTGATTCTTTATGATTACTAAAACCGACTCATTTTCTTCAAAATTATAATCAACCATATCCTGTGGTTTCAATTTCAAAAATTCCTTTTATATCAGCATGTATTGCACCGAATTGCCTATGATAGTTAATTGGGGAATCTTTATCTGAAGCATAATCATAAAAATGTTTAATTTACAGAATGCAAAAGTTGAACTGACCATAATTTCCCAAAAACGTATTTCATTTAAAAATCTCCTTATCCGTATAAAATTATATTATTCTATATTCATGTGTATAATCGCTAAATATATTCTCAAAATTAGTTGTACTTAGGATAACAAAGTAAATGAAATCTTGATATTTAGCGTTAAAACGAATATAATCGTTTTAATGAAACTTCCCTTATGAGGTATCCAACATGAAAGGATATGTAAGAGCGGGAAACTGCAAAACAATGACATATTATGGACAGATGCAGTATCTTAGCAAATCGGGCCGTATAAAAGGCACAATTAAGTTCGGTACTTCTTTGGCTATTTCTGAAAAACAGCCAAACCAGTAAGCAGCCAAACCAGCACGCACGGAAAAATTGAAATCCGGACGTAAAACATAAACAAGCGAGTAAAATAAAGTGGAGAAAAAACGTCTATGAATAAATATATGCTTAACGCTTTGAAAACATTTTCACATGTGGATATAAAGAAAAATTATAAACTGATACGTCAGGCGTATATCATCGCTAAAAAACCGCGCATAAAATTAACCTATCAAACGTGGGATTTTTACATAAAAAATAGTGGGCATAACATCCCTATAAGGATATTTTCGCCGGTAAGCAAAAAGATAGAGGGTCTTGCCCTTAAAAAATATCCTGCTATCGTTTTTTTACATGGCGGTGGGTGGGTCATGGAAGATGTGGACACTTACGAAAAAACCTGTCTGACGATTGCCCGGCAGACAGGTCATATAGTGGTTGCGGTTGATTACCGTCTCGCGCCGGAAAATCCGTTTCCCGCTGCGCTTATGGATTGTTATAAGGTTGTGCGTACGGTCATACGGTGGCATAAGATGTCAGGCATTCCTCACAAGATTACTCTAATGGGCGACAGCGCCGGAGGTAATCTTGCCGCAGCGGTTTCTTTGCTTATGCGTAACAAGGGTGAAAAAACCGTTGACAGGCAAATTTTGATTTATCCTGTCACATATAATAACCATACAGAAACCTCTCCCTTTCCGTCTGTTATTGAAAACGGAACAGATTACATACTGACGTCAAAACATATGTGTGATTATATGGACTTGTATTGCGAAAAGGCGGAAAACCGAGAAAGTCCATATTGCGCGCCGCTTTTGGCTGGTGATTTTTCTAGCCAGCCGGAAACGCTGATTATTACGGCGCAATATGACCCTTTGCGGGATGAGGGCGAAGAATACGGACGTAAACTTAAGGAAGCGGGAAACTCCGTGATTGTCCATAGGGTAAAAGATGCCATGCATGGTTATTTTACATTGTCTGTAAATTATTCGGCGGTAAAAGAGAGCTATCATATAATAAATCAATTTTTAAGGGGAGAGCAAGTCAAATGAGTGGACCGGCTAAAAAGGCGTGGCATAAGCTTGACAACGCCGCTAAAATTTTCCCTCCCACCAGCAGTAAGTCGGATACATGGGTTTTCCGTTTTAGCTGTGAGTTATGGGAGAAGGTGGACGAAAATATACTGCAATCAGCATTAGACCGTACAATGAAGGATTTCCCGAGTTTTAGCTATGTGCTGAAACGCGGTATGTTTTGGTACTATTTAGAGCAAAGTGAAATCCGTCCGATTGTCCGCAAAGAGGATACCCCTCCGTGCAGTACGGTTTATCTTGACCGCAAGAGACTTCTGTTCGACGTTACATGGTATGGCAGAAGAATCAATCTTGAAGTATATCACGTCCTGGCCGACGGAACAGGTGCTCTGCAATTTTTGAAGACACTTACGCTGCATTATCTAAAGCTCGCGCACCCTGATACTATGGGTAATGTTTCCGGCATTGATTACGACGCTTCCGATTCACAGAAAATGAGTGACAGTTTTAATAAATACTATGACCGGCGCAAAGATTCCGGCGTTTTAAAAAACCCAACAGCTTATCAGATTAAAGGCGCGAAGGAAGCGGAATGGCGCCTGAATATTATAGAAGGAAGCGTTTCCGCAAAGGCACTTCTAGACAAAGCCCGCGAATATGAAACAACAGCTACGGTATTTATAACTGCGCTGCTTATTCGGGCAATCTATGGTGAAATGAGCGTACACAGCAGGAGAAAGCCTGTAGTTATAAATGTTCCTGTTAACCTGCGAAATTACTTCGACTCAAAATCGGTGAGGAATTTTTTTAGCCTAATCGAGATAAAATACAGCTTTGATGATGGTAAAGATAAGCTTGAAGATATTATAAAATGCTCAAAGGAATGTTTAGCAGAGCATCTTAACGAAGAATACCTGCAAGCCCGCCTGAATAAGCTAATCAGCTTTGAACGCAACTATTTTATACGCCCGATACCATTGACACTCAAAAATATTTTTATGAAAATTGCATACTCTTTCACGGTGCGCGAGTCTACAGCCTCGGTTTCAAATATGGGGAAAATCAGTATGCCAGACGAAGCAAAGCAATATATCAAGTTGTTTGACATCTTTAGCAGTACAGAAAAGCTCCAAATCTGTATTTGTTCCTATGAGGATAACATGAATATCAGTTTCACCTCTCCATTTGTCAGTACGGATATACAGCGCGATTTTTTCCGGCAGTTGACCAAAATGGGGATAGCTGTTGAAATATCCGCAAATAATTTAAGGGGGAAACAGGATGAAAATGTGTGAAAAATGCGCCGTGTCGGTATCAGGCGGTTTTGAGAAATGTCCATTGTGTCAAAATGCGCTCGTAAGCGAAACACAAAACGAATATGAACCTTTTCCTTTTATACCACTTGTAATAAATAAACACAGTCTGCTGCTCCGTTTATTAATGCTATGCTCAGTGGCAGTAGTCATTATTTCCTTTACAGTTAATTGGATGCTGCCCCAGAGCGGTTTTTGGTCTCTGTTTGTAGTTGCGGGAGTGGCTTGTGTATGGCTCAGTCTGTTGACCGCCATTCGCAAGCGACATAATATTTTAAAAAATTTATCTTATCAGGTAACTATTATAAGTATTTTGTCTGTATTGTGGGACGTCTTTACGGGCTGGCACGGCTGGTCTGTCGATTATGTCATTCCGATTGCCTTTGCCTCTGTCATGACGGCAACGGCGATTCTTGCCCGTATTCTTAAAATGCCGACAGAAACTTATATGGTTTACAGTGTCCTGCTCATACTCTATGGGATTATTCCGGCAATTTTTGTATTGAGCGGACTTAGCACAATCATATATCCGTCGTTGATATGTGTAGCAGGCAGTCTTTTATCGCTTGCAGCATTGCTGATATTTGAAAGCAGAAATATGATAGAGGAATTGAAACGCCGTCTACATTTATAGTTTTGTTTGTACGCTTTACCATCTGGCTTCCTCGCAATCACCCACGACACCCTTGCCATTGGCTATATCCTTCCCACTACCGATCGGATTCAGGACTTACACCCGTTGAAACATGCGCCCGCCAGGAAGCCCAACGTAAAAGGAGTTGTCAGCCGCAACTGACAACTCCCTCCATAACAATAGGTTTCAACCTTTTCAAAGCTGACCCATTGGAATACACTGACGGAGAGTTAGGGATTCGAACCCTAGGTACCGGTAGGTACACTGGTTTTCGAGACCAGCTCCTTAGGCCACTCGGACAACTCTCCATATATATTTAATCTTTCACATTCCGATGAGATAACAGGAATGTGAAATAATTAATCAATAATTTTACTAATTTTTGCAACTATGCAGCACTGAATTTGACAATAATCAACTCGACTGCTATGGTATCCTGCATTCTTCCGGTTTTCACCTGTTCTTCTGTATCGATACAGGAGGTTAAAGCTTCTTTCAGGGTCTTCTCCGTATAATTACGGCATTGGTTAACATATTTCGTGATTGTAAACGGCATTAATCCTGTTTTTTCAGCAATTCTGTTATTCTGAAAACCCAGAGCCAATAAGCTCTTAACCTGCAATAATATATTGAACTGCCTGGATATCAGATACATGATGGACATTGGTTTTTCTTTTAGTGCCAACAGATCATAATAAAGCTCCAG from Anaerocolumna sp. AGMB13020 encodes the following:
- a CDS encoding carbohydrate ABC transporter permease, whose amino-acid sequence is MNKKKRITIVAWSMIFLAAFFILIFSYIPMIQAFFLSLKTGKGANLTFNGLANYERMFRDSTFWTVVGNTLLYAVIQIPIMLLLSLILAVLLNDPRLKGRGIYRTCIFLPCVTSMVSYSILFKNIFSVDGFVNNMLIKFNLIDAPIAFVLDASWAKAVIIIALIWRYTGYYMIFYLSALQNIEGSIYEAAQIDGCNAFHSFTKITVPLLKPIVFLTSIMALNSTLQLFDEVVNLTNGGPGNATRTISEYIYDLSFNFVPSYGYAAAVSYAVFIIVGIITVVQKGVLKEK
- a CDS encoding LacI family DNA-binding transcriptional regulator, whose product is MAVKAKELAKLLGISPASVSLVLNNKPGVSEATRNKVFSALKEFGYEDLLPDTVEEKKILFLVYRKNGSKAEASPYFSQIFTGIIEGVEYQVKNCGYKLMITYSDSKSIALDVEKIKEEQIEGLLLLATEMVEEQMKLFTDMHVPTVIIDNYMGSEDLDSVAINNEQGVDLAVSHLVSMGHREIGYLHVEGNANNFVERYYGFLRSIRENHLKLNEDNIVEFTSAGGDAAYLELKEHLGARKNMPTAFFADNDIIAIWAIRVLRENGYRIPEDISIVGFDDISISSMMEPPLTTIQTPKYAIGCVAVNSLVSKIEGKSEGIQKIEMKTALVERQSVKHHSV
- a CDS encoding carbohydrate ABC transporter permease, with protein sequence MKKLTYFLKHIILILVSFVSISPFLWMIISITNESKDITMGKLSFGTALFLNIEKAFAAADIGRAFLNSLHLAVVVTITSIIICSLAGYAFVMFPSKAKEILFMVLIASMMVPFAARIIPMFRMFAQLGLLNSYLCIILPALGAPFLVFFFKQNTHAFPFETIQAARVDGCKEFQIFFRIFVPMMKSTYAAAAIFAFMASWNNYMWPLIALQSNSKFTLPLTVANLAAGFTPDYGVIMVGIVISTLPTILVFFLLQKQFVEGILGSVK
- a CDS encoding MFS transporter, whose translation is MVQKKNTTLILILFLLGIFMGAIDNGIVSPAREIIQNSFSVSKGVGAWMITIYTLVYAVSMPISSKLSDIIGRKKMYIFGIAVFGIGSALCGFSNFYGNFTFLLIARVIQAIGAGGILPIATTVIGQSFPPEKRGTALGLVGAVYGVATIVGPTLGSTIIDIAGQDHWGFIFFINVPICILTLFLASTMEESKMAVKNKLDILGALLLAALVASLLYALTNIDFFAVGKSLQQKNVFPFLIAFILLIPVFILVEKRAADPVLSIKYFKNREIVTIFIIAFVVGIGMMGMVYMPQFAENTLKFKTGSGGYLVTLLAVFSGVASPLSGKLLDKKGAKLVLILGFACTVAGTLILGLIAARTLTLAAVLIGIAFMGFGVGFIMGPPLNYLILGAVKEEEGATALATMSLIRSIGVTISPSFMIGFIIDASKNIQSELMQTLQAGFAKAGGADMIPAMSTGGGSSNEKLFASLQNADVTTIVSQLTNIFKQFLPEKAQTYVLPVIGEMSSEIEKTFQSVLNQGYTNMFIASAVIAAIGIVVSLTLKNKKKTI
- a CDS encoding DUF6320 domain-containing protein; amino-acid sequence: MKMCEKCAVSVSGGFEKCPLCQNALVSETQNEYEPFPFIPLVINKHSLLLRLLMLCSVAVVIISFTVNWMLPQSGFWSLFVVAGVACVWLSLLTAIRKRHNILKNLSYQVTIISILSVLWDVFTGWHGWSVDYVIPIAFASVMTATAILARILKMPTETYMVYSVLLILYGIIPAIFVLSGLSTIIYPSLICVAGSLLSLAALLIFESRNMIEELKRRLHL
- a CDS encoding TetR/AcrR family transcriptional regulator, whose product is MPKIYDDLKETILKEAKVIILSKGYRKLSMREVAKASGIAVGTIYNYFPTKDTLMSELMYQYWLEFVAAIQEAEQEDCELFAKFKRIYTILESFLDIFKDTWLKLNNNEKGMTKEHHKQKQEVVDLFVDTLEKAIISHKEKKGSADNQEINDRELASFIVQNFMLIAQMKQFKYETFEMILKSYLL
- a CDS encoding alpha/beta hydrolase, with product MNKYMLNALKTFSHVDIKKNYKLIRQAYIIAKKPRIKLTYQTWDFYIKNSGHNIPIRIFSPVSKKIEGLALKKYPAIVFLHGGGWVMEDVDTYEKTCLTIARQTGHIVVAVDYRLAPENPFPAALMDCYKVVRTVIRWHKMSGIPHKITLMGDSAGGNLAAAVSLLMRNKGEKTVDRQILIYPVTYNNHTETSPFPSVIENGTDYILTSKHMCDYMDLYCEKAENRESPYCAPLLAGDFSSQPETLIITAQYDPLRDEGEEYGRKLKEAGNSVIVHRVKDAMHGYFTLSVNYSAVKESYHIINQFLRGEQVK
- a CDS encoding sugar ABC transporter substrate-binding protein; amino-acid sequence: MKRKVLSLLLATALVASVFSGCSTKNNGVNKPVDSKTEAATATDAPKTEEPKDSPAAEPVEITVWGWDVNFNGAALQAADELYEGATLNFVEMAKADALQKIHTVLASGVKEDLPDVVIISDLAAQGYLMSYPGAFKAMDDVINYDDFASYKKSAVSYDGVGYGVPFDTGVAGLFYRTDYIQEAGYTDEDMQDLTWAEYIELGKKLKEKGHLLQTYNPNDISEFQIMLQSAGTWYTDDAGKANFVNNTALKECIDIFKQFNSSDFVKVASDWTGFAGAINGGEVACVIRGSWIASTIKAAADQSGLWKVAPVPKLSVNGATNKSNQGGSSWYVLAEGKNADVAADFFAKTFGGSTELYNTLVEQKNIMATYLPASTVAAYEKEDPFFSNTKINQILASWIAEIPAVNNGAYSAEAQGALLAVMPDILGGKDIDSSLKQAEEQFNQTVQE